From one Melioribacteraceae bacterium genomic stretch:
- a CDS encoding dihydroorotase, giving the protein MKILLKDLTVIDPSVKLNEKADLLIEDGVITKIGKLKSSEIKDAKIFELEDKICTPGFYDMHVHLREPGREDEETVLTGSNSAAAGGFTGIACMPNTSPDIDSAEVVNLIKEKAKNHLVDVHPIGAATLKRKGEELAPIAEMVDSGIVAVSDDGVAIKSAAILRNVLEYTQMYNIPVIEHCEDPSLADGVMNESFSSTNLGLPSIPTVAEDLIVMRDIIMAEYCGGHVHISHISSANSVEMVRQAKKRGLNITAEVTPHHFSLTDENLKSYDTNFKMNPPLRTQKDINAMIEGLKDGTIDCIASDHAPHSIEEKEMEFIYAPNGIVGLETEVGLALTELLHKKHLTIDQLIEKFVINPRKILRLNLPTIKVGQKANLTFLDLNQVWTVDISKFKSKSKNSPFDKRLLTGKAIGVINNSQMFFNGEFKKI; this is encoded by the coding sequence ATGAAAATTTTATTAAAAGATCTAACAGTTATTGATCCTTCGGTTAAACTAAACGAGAAAGCTGATCTGCTTATTGAAGATGGTGTGATTACAAAAATCGGAAAATTGAAATCTTCAGAAATAAAAGACGCAAAAATTTTTGAGCTCGAAGACAAAATTTGTACACCCGGATTTTATGATATGCATGTTCATCTTCGTGAACCCGGAAGAGAAGATGAGGAAACTGTTTTAACCGGAAGTAATAGTGCCGCTGCAGGCGGATTTACTGGTATTGCTTGTATGCCCAACACATCTCCGGATATTGATTCAGCCGAAGTTGTAAACCTTATTAAAGAAAAAGCAAAAAATCATCTAGTCGATGTTCATCCAATCGGAGCAGCTACATTAAAAAGAAAAGGTGAAGAACTTGCACCGATCGCCGAAATGGTTGATTCTGGAATTGTTGCCGTATCTGATGATGGTGTTGCAATTAAATCGGCCGCAATTTTAAGAAATGTTTTAGAATATACACAGATGTATAATATTCCCGTTATTGAACATTGTGAAGATCCATCTCTGGCAGATGGTGTGATGAACGAAAGTTTTTCTTCTACAAATTTGGGTTTGCCATCAATTCCAACTGTTGCTGAGGATTTGATAGTTATGCGAGATATAATAATGGCGGAATATTGCGGAGGACATGTTCACATTTCTCATATTTCATCAGCAAATTCAGTGGAAATGGTTAGACAAGCAAAGAAACGAGGACTTAATATTACAGCCGAAGTTACACCTCACCATTTTTCCTTAACCGATGAGAATCTTAAATCATACGATACTAATTTCAAAATGAATCCTCCTCTAAGAACTCAAAAAGATATTAATGCGATGATAGAAGGATTGAAAGACGGAACGATTGATTGTATTGCAAGTGATCATGCACCACATTCAATCGAAGAAAAGGAAATGGAATTTATTTATGCTCCAAACGGAATTGTCGGTTTAGAAACAGAAGTTGGATTAGCATTAACAGAATTGCTTCATAAAAAACACTTAACCATAGATCAACTAATTGAAAAGTTTGTTATCAATCCGCGTAAAATTCTTCGATTAAATTTACCAACAATAAAAGTTGGTCAAAAAGCAAATTTGACATTTTTAGATCTCAATCAGGTTTGGACAGTGGACATTTCTAAATTCAAATCGAAATCAAAAAATTCTCCGTTCGATAAAAGGTTATTAACCGGAAAAGCTATAGGAGTAATTAATAATTCCCAAATGTTTTTCAACGGAGAGTTTAAAAAAATATAA
- the pyrR gene encoding bifunctional pyr operon transcriptional regulator/uracil phosphoribosyltransferase PyrR — translation MNIKAKIIDEDGLKRTIARLAHEIIERNKGTKNVVLIGMRTRGEFIAQRIHKKIQEIDSSNIELGVLDITLYRDDFRMRLKQPEVSTTDITFDISEKDVVLIDDVLYTGRTVRAALDALMDLGRPNTIQFCVLVDRGHRELPIKADFVGKNIPTSINEEVKVKLTETDGEDAVYLIDISKEG, via the coding sequence ATGAACATAAAAGCAAAAATTATTGACGAAGATGGTTTAAAGAGAACCATCGCCCGACTAGCTCATGAAATTATTGAGAGAAATAAAGGAACAAAAAATGTTGTTTTAATTGGGATGAGAACTCGAGGTGAGTTTATTGCTCAAAGAATTCATAAGAAGATCCAAGAAATTGATAGTAGCAATATTGAATTAGGCGTTCTTGACATAACATTATATCGTGATGATTTCCGAATGAGATTAAAACAACCAGAGGTCTCAACAACAGATATTACATTTGATATTTCCGAAAAGGATGTTGTTCTTATTGATGACGTTCTATACACTGGTAGAACAGTGAGAGCAGCTCTTGATGCATTAATGGATTTAGGAAGACCAAATACAATCCAATTTTGTGTGTTGGTTGATAGAGGACATCGTGAGCTTCCTATTAAAGCAGATTTTGTTGGTAAAAATATTCCTACTTCAATAAATGAAGAAGTAAAAGTTAAATTAACAGAAACCGACGGTGAAGATGCTGTTTATTTAATAGATATTTCAAAAGAAGGATAA
- a CDS encoding fibronectin type III domain-containing protein has translation MKKIIFKLTFLPLIAFAMFLTSCDEEYYYDSTPPSPPTNVVTITGDNWVEIQWSPNPERDVAGYNVYYNYTYEGRYTLIGSTTSNYFVDYDVQNGVTYFYAVAAYDFDGNESELSYDYVKDTPRPEGYNRSVFDYFTSPSKAGYDFSSYRVVPFDSWDADFFFENYEGTYYINVWDDTDIQDMGSTYDIYDITEAPIGGWVPLYEGENVKYTEAIPGHTYVIWTNDDHYAKIRINRIQGDMMVFDWAYQTVTGERELKRGNRNNESRTGIRKLHKNY, from the coding sequence ATGAAAAAAATCATTTTTAAACTAACTTTTTTACCTTTAATTGCTTTTGCTATGTTTTTAACCTCATGTGATGAGGAGTATTACTATGACTCGACACCACCATCACCTCCGACAAATGTCGTCACGATTACAGGTGATAACTGGGTTGAAATTCAATGGAGCCCTAATCCTGAAAGAGATGTTGCAGGTTATAATGTTTACTACAATTATACTTATGAAGGAAGATATACTTTAATTGGAAGTACCACTTCGAATTACTTTGTTGACTATGATGTTCAAAACGGAGTAACTTATTTTTACGCAGTTGCAGCTTATGATTTTGACGGAAACGAAAGTGAATTGAGTTACGATTACGTTAAAGATACTCCAAGACCAGAAGGATATAACAGATCAGTTTTTGATTATTTTACGAGTCCAAGCAAAGCGGGATATGATTTCTCATCATACAGAGTAGTTCCTTTCGATTCTTGGGATGCTGATTTCTTCTTCGAAAATTATGAAGGAACTTACTACATCAATGTTTGGGATGATACAGATATTCAAGATATGGGTTCGACTTACGATATTTACGATATTACCGAAGCACCAATAGGTGGTTGGGTTCCTTTATATGAAGGAGAAAATGTAAAATATACCGAGGCAATACCAGGGCATACCTACGTAATCTGGACAAACGATGATCATTATGCAAAGATACGAATTAACAGAATCCAAGGAGATATGATGGTATTTGATTGGGCTTATCAAACCGTAACCGGTGAAAGAGAACTAAAACGAGGAAATCGAAATAATGAATCTCGAACCGGAATCAGAAAATTACACAAAAACTATTAG
- a CDS encoding YajQ family cyclic di-GMP-binding protein, which translates to MAQKFSFDIVSEIDFQEVDNAVNQAVKEINQRYDLKDSNTEINLNKKEKIINMNSKDDYSIKAAVDILQTKFIKRSISLKSMKLSEVEPAGGNRVKLKIDLQSGISKDNAKLITKLIKDSKVKVNAQIMDEIVRVQGSKKDELQEIIQLVKDADLTFPVQFVNYK; encoded by the coding sequence ATGGCACAAAAATTTTCGTTTGATATCGTTTCCGAAATTGATTTTCAAGAAGTTGACAATGCTGTTAACCAAGCTGTAAAAGAAATTAATCAACGCTATGATTTGAAAGACTCAAATACCGAGATCAATTTGAATAAGAAAGAAAAAATAATAAACATGAACTCCAAGGATGATTATTCAATTAAAGCCGCGGTTGATATTCTTCAAACAAAATTTATTAAGCGCAGCATATCACTAAAATCAATGAAGCTTAGTGAAGTTGAACCTGCAGGTGGTAATAGAGTAAAACTCAAGATAGATCTTCAAAGCGGAATTTCTAAAGATAATGCAAAATTAATCACAAAACTTATTAAAGATAGCAAAGTAAAAGTAAACGCTCAGATTATGGATGAAATTGTTAGAGTTCAAGGTTCAAAAAAAGATGAACTTCAAGAAATCATCCAACTAGTAAAGGATGCTGATTTAACTTTTCCTGTGCAGTTTGTTAACTATAAATAA
- a CDS encoding RHS repeat protein, giving the protein MNSFSKTLSFILALVLVLAFNLSAQKNYYKKNENSKIRSYEQTSHVYQFGEPVPIGVKMFGGEIDENGNLSSLSIYDKDGELQKRTSYEYDASGNITKETFYEGDNDVILMKRYRYNNENNLIEESEHESNESIIRKKSYEYENGKLTKDTEYSGSGEIISREVFYYTSGNDLDKMIGYDSDGQPKIKIDYKYDSAGRVIEKITYDSDGEIVDKIANEYDEQGNLITKILFEPDGSIVSKTANKYDPQNHLIETMEYDDDGDLKFMKKFEYNDKSLLISEKEYNSSAELEISYEYSYTTSGEIEKEIFKNIDDDVYQEFRYKYDSSGNLIEVIEFDRLKEPIKSFMIRYSN; this is encoded by the coding sequence ATGAATTCCTTCTCAAAAACCCTTTCTTTTATTTTGGCTTTAGTTTTGGTCTTAGCATTCAATTTGTCGGCACAGAAGAATTATTACAAAAAAAATGAAAACTCAAAAATTAGATCCTATGAACAAACTTCTCATGTTTATCAATTTGGTGAGCCTGTACCGATTGGTGTAAAGATGTTTGGTGGGGAAATTGATGAAAATGGAAATCTATCTTCATTAAGTATTTACGATAAAGATGGCGAACTTCAAAAAAGAACGAGCTATGAATATGATGCTTCCGGAAATATAACCAAAGAAACTTTTTATGAAGGTGATAACGATGTTATTTTAATGAAAAGATACAGGTATAACAACGAGAATAATTTAATTGAAGAATCTGAACATGAATCCAACGAAAGTATAATTCGAAAGAAAAGTTATGAATATGAGAATGGGAAACTTACAAAAGACACCGAATATAGTGGAAGTGGAGAAATTATCTCGCGTGAAGTTTTTTATTATACTTCGGGAAATGACCTAGATAAAATGATTGGTTATGATTCCGATGGTCAACCAAAAATTAAAATAGATTATAAGTATGATTCAGCTGGAAGGGTAATCGAAAAAATTACATACGATTCAGACGGAGAAATTGTCGACAAGATTGCAAATGAATATGACGAACAAGGCAATCTTATAACAAAAATTCTTTTTGAACCGGACGGCTCAATTGTTTCAAAAACCGCGAACAAATATGATCCGCAAAATCACTTAATTGAAACTATGGAATATGATGATGACGGTGATTTGAAGTTCATGAAAAAATTCGAGTACAATGATAAATCATTGCTTATTTCCGAGAAGGAATATAATTCGTCCGCCGAATTAGAAATTAGCTACGAATACTCTTACACGACATCCGGTGAAATTGAAAAAGAAATCTTTAAAAACATTGATGATGATGTCTATCAAGAGTTCAGATATAAGTATGATTCTTCTGGTAATCTGATAGAAGTTATTGAGTTTGATAGATTAAAAGAACCAATCAAATCGTTTATGATAAGGTATTCGAATTAA
- a CDS encoding ATP-binding protein, whose product MGIITAIILIGIINPIVLKNKTENWEEELNEKIETIELKILTEFQKIQSNLLNNLAHQKEYIKSIDPQLLKTTGSNLFTNDNTQFVFALLDSGKNLISWHYSSILDNSNLIDEYFVPRENYFISNSLVDYISAYDTLNFSFGQYYLAIFQPIEKKYKIENIYFEPVQLSNIFSQEFNTEVEFNLFKEAQPSRDGRKHSFALLNSNNNKIGTVTFLKPTRENEFDKIAANFNLAQSISSLLLIIVIGLLIVKYLLRIKSNLIKFFLLGGYLILFRYAILYLELSSLFKGQAITNSKYFSSLFGGGIAGSPLELFISLIIIAVIVYIAFRYSIEYYKRDTDRNLKLRLQFIFSLLVFMPFYFLTLRSLGASVKSIVLDSSLRYYKEGSLLPSSIEVFMLFNILLLGIIIFVISITYLIVIFRNVKDHPNFISYFISIFFLFQIIGLLYDLIQREPQGTPLFRIIFILFTFIALFSFVKLKFVGVREHFVYAVLSSILVILLLTQYNSLVERDSLRKTAYNLTRQNEELLKFAVQETLVRAITDRETVQSFYLNNTNSSSIAFKLWSNSILQKETLGSAVSLLDRNHNKVGSFEFRFSNEFNIDWDNYSTELSDLHEIKIFEEDLLFSDNKIIRGIASIEDVEGVIGYITVSVMYDLSSLNVPDAPDFMIADNSYINDTIDFEKLKIYDFHQGTLINTISNYNLNENEIISILDAPYNEYGEAWLNFNLNNERHLVFVLKREQNSISRVISVALKEKELSWGLFDFFKVFFVHILIIISIFIVYLFYFFSRNRSLKLTFTQKLLISFVGISLVPLILVSVFFRSLTTSKNDTSIEYKLGKRASSLENYLETYTQTSNLKLEAIAAKATTDLGIDFTLYKTNEYIYSSNDQYYEVGLIPKVINPVAFQSLFLAGLNDVVVKESIEKFSFNSIYYKTSLLGEYHVIKIDDGFNKIVVPLAGEEVDVYIFISYSVAMIIILIMGFILSGQISKPITQLKNATRSIALGDLNIELKIKRDDEVGELVQGFNYMVKELGRNQAELAEFERETAWKEMAKQVAHEIKNPLTPMKLSVQQLITAYNDKSPKFDDLFQKVTQTIVNQIEALKNIASEFSVFTRMPNPKFEMLYLDELLFEATNLFVDENINFIHQVDHCKIEADKDQLRRVFINLIRNSIQAEAKQIIVQTRTIENFVVLTFEDNGIGIDKKNIAKIFDANFSTKQSGMGIGLSMAKKTVENMNGEIRLKETSSSGTIFEIKLPLG is encoded by the coding sequence TTGGGAATTATTACAGCGATTATCCTAATCGGCATAATTAATCCGATCGTATTAAAAAATAAAACGGAGAATTGGGAAGAAGAATTAAATGAAAAAATAGAAACTATTGAATTAAAAATTCTGACCGAGTTTCAGAAGATACAGTCAAACCTTCTAAATAATTTAGCACATCAAAAAGAATATATTAAAAGTATTGATCCACAATTACTTAAGACGACTGGTTCAAATTTATTTACCAACGACAATACTCAATTTGTATTTGCACTGTTGGATTCGGGGAAAAATTTAATCTCATGGCATTACTCGTCCATATTAGATAACAGTAATCTTATTGACGAATATTTTGTGCCGAGAGAAAATTATTTTATTTCAAATAGTTTAGTCGATTATATAAGCGCTTATGACACATTAAATTTTTCTTTTGGTCAATACTATCTTGCAATTTTTCAACCTATTGAAAAGAAGTATAAGATTGAAAATATATATTTCGAGCCGGTTCAGCTAAGCAACATTTTCTCTCAAGAATTCAACACCGAGGTTGAATTCAATTTATTCAAAGAAGCCCAACCTTCTCGTGATGGGAGAAAACATTCATTCGCATTGCTTAATTCAAACAATAATAAAATTGGTACGGTAACTTTTCTAAAGCCAACTAGAGAGAATGAATTCGATAAAATTGCAGCTAATTTCAATCTTGCTCAATCTATCTCGTCGTTACTCTTAATAATAGTTATAGGATTGCTAATTGTTAAGTATTTATTAAGGATTAAATCCAATCTGATCAAATTCTTTCTGTTGGGTGGATATCTTATTCTATTTAGGTATGCCATTTTATACTTAGAGCTATCAAGCCTGTTCAAAGGCCAAGCAATAACAAATTCTAAATATTTTTCTTCTCTGTTTGGTGGCGGAATTGCCGGCTCACCTCTCGAATTATTTATTTCTTTAATTATAATTGCAGTAATTGTTTATATCGCCTTTCGCTATTCAATTGAATACTATAAACGAGATACAGATAGAAACTTAAAGCTACGCTTGCAATTCATATTTTCACTTTTAGTTTTTATGCCATTCTACTTTTTAACTCTGAGAAGTTTAGGAGCTTCCGTCAAGAGTATAGTCCTTGATTCTTCATTAAGATATTACAAAGAAGGTTCTTTATTGCCGTCTTCAATAGAAGTTTTTATGTTATTTAACATACTACTTCTTGGTATAATCATTTTTGTTATTTCGATAACATATCTTATTGTGATTTTTAGAAATGTTAAAGATCATCCAAACTTCATTAGTTACTTCATTTCTATCTTCTTCTTGTTTCAAATTATTGGATTGCTTTATGATTTAATTCAACGAGAACCACAAGGGACGCCATTATTCAGAATAATATTTATTCTATTTACTTTTATCGCTTTGTTCTCTTTCGTTAAATTGAAGTTTGTTGGAGTTAGAGAGCATTTTGTTTATGCGGTTTTATCTTCTATTCTTGTGATTTTACTGTTAACCCAGTATAACTCTTTGGTGGAAAGAGATTCGCTGCGCAAAACGGCATATAATCTTACTAGACAAAACGAAGAGCTATTAAAATTTGCAGTTCAAGAAACATTAGTTAGAGCAATTACGGATAGAGAAACAGTACAATCATTTTATCTGAACAACACAAACAGCAGTTCGATAGCTTTTAAACTCTGGAGCAATAGTATTCTTCAAAAAGAAACTTTAGGAAGTGCAGTAAGTTTACTCGATAGAAATCATAACAAAGTCGGTTCTTTTGAATTTAGATTCAGTAATGAATTTAATATAGATTGGGATAATTACTCAACTGAGCTCTCTGATTTACATGAAATAAAAATTTTTGAAGAAGATCTTTTGTTTTCTGACAATAAAATTATTAGAGGAATAGCAAGCATTGAAGATGTAGAAGGTGTAATCGGATATATTACCGTAAGTGTAATGTACGATTTGAGTTCCTTAAATGTTCCCGATGCTCCGGATTTCATGATCGCCGATAATAGTTATATAAACGATACAATAGATTTTGAGAAATTGAAAATTTATGATTTTCATCAAGGCACTTTGATTAATACCATTTCTAATTATAACCTAAATGAAAATGAAATTATTTCAATCTTAGACGCACCATACAATGAATATGGAGAAGCATGGTTAAATTTCAATTTAAACAACGAAAGACATCTTGTATTTGTTCTTAAAAGGGAGCAAAATTCAATCAGCAGAGTTATCTCAGTCGCATTAAAAGAAAAAGAACTTAGCTGGGGATTATTCGATTTCTTTAAAGTATTTTTTGTCCATATACTTATTATAATCTCAATTTTTATAGTTTACTTGTTTTATTTCTTTTCAAGGAATCGATCTCTCAAACTTACTTTTACCCAAAAACTACTCATCTCATTTGTAGGAATTTCGTTAGTTCCGCTCATTCTCGTATCTGTTTTTTTTAGATCATTAACAACATCAAAAAATGATACTTCAATAGAATATAAACTCGGTAAAAGGGCAAGCAGTTTAGAGAATTACTTAGAAACTTATACTCAAACTTCTAATTTAAAATTAGAAGCTATTGCGGCAAAAGCTACTACTGATCTTGGAATTGACTTCACACTTTATAAAACGAATGAGTATATATACTCTAGTAACGACCAGTATTATGAGGTAGGCTTAATTCCTAAGGTAATAAATCCGGTTGCTTTTCAAAGCTTGTTCTTAGCGGGATTAAATGATGTCGTTGTAAAAGAAAGTATTGAAAAGTTTTCATTCAATTCTATTTACTACAAAACAAGTCTTTTAGGTGAGTATCATGTAATTAAAATTGATGACGGTTTTAATAAAATTGTTGTTCCACTCGCAGGCGAAGAGGTAGATGTTTATATTTTTATAAGCTATTCAGTAGCCATGATAATAATTCTGATTATGGGATTTATATTATCGGGACAAATATCTAAACCAATTACTCAATTAAAAAATGCGACACGTTCAATTGCTTTAGGCGATTTGAATATTGAGTTAAAAATAAAACGTGATGATGAAGTTGGAGAGCTAGTTCAGGGATTTAATTACATGGTCAAAGAATTGGGTCGTAACCAAGCAGAACTTGCCGAGTTTGAAAGAGAAACCGCTTGGAAGGAAATGGCTAAACAAGTCGCGCATGAAATAAAGAATCCGCTTACTCCTATGAAATTATCTGTGCAGCAATTGATAACAGCTTATAATGATAAATCACCAAAGTTTGATGATTTATTTCAAAAAGTAACACAAACAATTGTAAATCAAATAGAAGCATTAAAAAACATAGCGTCGGAATTTTCTGTCTTTACTCGGATGCCTAATCCAAAGTTTGAGATGTTGTATCTTGATGAGTTATTATTTGAAGCAACTAATTTATTCGTAGATGAAAATATTAATTTTATCCACCAGGTTGATCATTGTAAAATTGAAGCGGATAAAGATCAGCTGAGAAGAGTATTTATAAATTTGATAAGAAATTCAATTCAAGCTGAGGCTAAACAGATTATAGTACAAACACGTACTATAGAAAATTTTGTAGTACTTACTTTTGAAGACAATGGAATTGGAATTGACAAAAAAAATATTGCTAAAATATTTGATGCTAATTTTAGCACGAAACAGTCAGGAATGGGAATAGGACTCAGTATGGCGAAGAAAACAGTTGAAAATATGAATGGAGAAATTAGATTGAAAGAAACCAGTAGTTCAGGAACTATTTTTGAAATAAAACTTCCGTTAGGATAA
- a CDS encoding DUF4783 domain-containing protein, whose protein sequence is MKSTKSFLKLIILFTLIFLSSIIAQDTIDGTKSLIKIEDAFNSGEVSSLGEYIDSKTYFSFTSDLTGYYSYSQIYNLLKDYFSAYTPIKFKFSSKQGESQTPFGWGEYIYLRNGIRGSHKIFISLQKSGPNFYISQISIN, encoded by the coding sequence ATGAAATCAACAAAATCATTTCTTAAACTTATTATTTTATTCACCTTAATATTCCTTTCATCAATAATTGCTCAAGATACAATTGATGGAACAAAATCATTAATTAAAATTGAAGATGCATTTAATAGTGGTGAAGTTTCTTCACTTGGTGAGTATATAGATAGCAAAACATACTTTAGTTTTACAAGTGATTTAACAGGTTACTATAGCTATTCACAAATCTATAATTTATTGAAAGATTATTTTTCTGCATACACTCCTATTAAATTTAAGTTTAGCAGTAAACAAGGGGAAAGCCAAACACCATTTGGCTGGGGTGAATATATCTATTTACGAAATGGAATTCGCGGTTCTCATAAAATATTTATCTCGCTGCAAAAATCCGGTCCTAATTTTTATATTTCTCAAATATCGATAAATTGA
- a CDS encoding aspartate carbamoyltransferase catalytic subunit: MPLSSRHLLGLHGVPREDIQLILDTATTFREVLERPIKKVPTLQGKTIVNLFYESSTRTRISFELAQKRLSADTINFAKSGSSTSKGETFKDTVKNIEAMKVDMIVVRHESAGVPQFLTKISNANIINAGDGRHEHPTQALLDMYSIKERLGKIEGLNVCIVGDIAHSRVALSNIYGLKAMDANVSVCGPKTMIPKDIESLGVKVLHNIDEAISSNDVLNVLRIQLERKAGSTIPSLREYHNYFGINAERIEKNNKDIVILHPGPINRGVEISSEVADGPYQVILDQVTNGVAVRMAVLYLLGIKN; the protein is encoded by the coding sequence ATGCCATTATCGAGCAGACATTTATTAGGTTTACACGGTGTTCCGCGAGAAGATATTCAACTTATATTAGATACCGCAACAACCTTTCGTGAAGTTCTTGAAAGACCAATTAAAAAAGTCCCGACTCTACAAGGGAAGACAATAGTTAATCTTTTTTATGAAAGCTCAACAAGAACAAGAATCTCGTTTGAGTTAGCTCAAAAAAGGTTATCGGCCGATACCATAAATTTCGCAAAGTCCGGTAGCAGTACAAGTAAAGGGGAAACATTCAAAGATACCGTTAAAAATATTGAAGCAATGAAAGTTGATATGATCGTAGTTAGACATGAATCAGCTGGAGTTCCGCAGTTTTTAACAAAGATTTCCAATGCAAATATTATTAATGCGGGTGATGGAAGACATGAACATCCAACTCAAGCATTACTAGATATGTATTCGATCAAAGAAAGACTTGGTAAAATAGAAGGTTTGAATGTTTGTATTGTTGGTGATATCGCGCATAGCAGAGTTGCATTATCAAATATCTACGGATTAAAAGCTATGGACGCAAATGTTTCTGTTTGCGGACCCAAGACTATGATTCCAAAAGATATTGAATCGCTAGGTGTAAAAGTATTACATAACATTGATGAAGCTATTTCATCAAATGATGTCTTGAATGTTTTGAGAATTCAACTAGAACGTAAGGCTGGAAGCACAATTCCAAGTTTACGTGAATATCATAACTATTTTGGAATTAATGCGGAAAGAATTGAAAAAAATAATAAAGATATTGTCATCTTGCATCCCGGTCCCATAAATAGGGGAGTTGAAATTTCATCGGAAGTCGCCGATGGACCTTATCAAGTTATTCTTGATCAAGTTACAAACGGTGTTGCAGTAAGAATGGCAGTACTTTATTTGCTTGGAATTAAGAACTAA
- a CDS encoding OmpA family protein: protein MKKLFTILAVLLFFAFSSNAFAQLAKDSWGFGFGVSYPRLTSHNVGIWPQNESVGGFLTLQRNFSEHTALRLQGRFNHISYAWGAGLSRDGNTNLISGNIDFVYTFAPCESVSPYMFAGLGGVYQMYDNPPDPTLDNLLDYQVNLGLGIDIDLSDSWALTSELGFHQVPNTSLDGAYGTGLGGIFGATTDAYMTFNLGLMYTFSKGEPSKYCQLYDGIAVNVPEIDYERIENIVKKHIPEVIETQVVVKEPASQQWILVGVNFDFNKATLKSESYPVLFHAVQVLLQNPDMRVEIQGHTDNIGSEDYNMKLGERRAQTVKDYLVARGISADRLTVRSYGESQPIADNKTADGRAINRRVEFKVLN from the coding sequence ATGAAAAAACTATTTACCATTTTAGCCGTTTTACTGTTCTTTGCTTTTTCTAGCAATGCATTCGCACAGCTTGCTAAAGATAGCTGGGGATTCGGGTTTGGCGTTTCTTACCCAAGATTAACTTCACATAATGTAGGTATTTGGCCACAAAATGAAAGTGTTGGCGGTTTTTTGACACTTCAGAGAAACTTTAGTGAGCATACCGCTCTTAGGTTGCAAGGCCGTTTTAACCACATATCATATGCTTGGGGTGCAGGATTGAGCAGAGATGGTAACACAAATTTAATTTCCGGTAATATTGATTTTGTTTATACATTTGCTCCATGTGAATCAGTTTCACCATATATGTTTGCTGGTTTAGGTGGTGTTTATCAAATGTACGATAATCCCCCTGACCCAACATTGGACAATTTGTTAGATTACCAAGTTAACCTAGGTTTAGGTATTGATATAGACTTATCAGACTCTTGGGCTCTAACTTCTGAATTGGGATTTCATCAAGTACCTAACACAAGTCTTGATGGTGCATACGGAACCGGTTTGGGCGGTATTTTCGGAGCTACAACAGATGCATACATGACTTTCAATCTTGGCTTAATGTATACCTTCTCAAAAGGCGAACCTTCAAAATATTGCCAATTGTATGATGGTATCGCAGTTAACGTTCCTGAAATTGATTATGAAAGAATTGAAAACATAGTCAAGAAACACATACCAGAAGTTATTGAAACTCAAGTTGTTGTTAAAGAACCTGCAAGCCAACAATGGATTCTTGTTGGTGTAAACTTTGATTTCAACAAAGCTACTCTTAAGAGTGAATCATATCCAGTATTATTCCATGCTGTTCAAGTACTACTACAAAATCCTGATATGAGAGTTGAAATTCAGGGTCATACAGACAATATCGGTTCTGAAGACTATAACATGAAACTTGGTGAAAGAAGAGCTCAAACCGTAAAAGATTACTTAGTCGCACGTGGTATTTCTGCTGATAGATTAACAGTAAGATCATATGGTGAATCTCAACCAATAGCTGATAACAAAACAGCTGACGGAAGAGCAATCAACAGAAGAGTAGAGTTCAAAGTTCTCAACTAA